From Humibacter ginsenosidimutans, a single genomic window includes:
- a CDS encoding alpha-hydroxy-acid oxidizing protein: MAQFGDYQNEIYFGGLQGTTPRFPITSADLERAASAALPPSVWSYVAGGAGDEHTQRANAAAFGRYGIVPRMLVGATQRDLTVDMFGLRLPTPVFLAPVGVLGICAQDGHGDLATARAAAQTGVPMVASTLSEDPLESVVGALGETPGFFQLYTPTDRDLAASLVTRAEASGFAGIVVTLDTWITGWRPRDLATANFPQLRGAALANYLSDPHFFAGIDGGREAKPVAIIQHWASIFGNPLTWNDLPWLRSLTELPIILKGIVHPDDARRALDGGVDGIYVSNHGGRQANGGIAAIDMLSDVVDAVAERAPVLFDSGVRSGTDVVKALALGATAVGVGRPYVHGLALGGTAGVTHVLRSVLAEADLLMAVDGYADLATLREAGARRVGAGG; this comes from the coding sequence ATGGCGCAGTTCGGGGACTACCAGAACGAGATCTACTTCGGCGGGCTGCAGGGCACGACGCCGCGATTCCCGATCACGTCGGCGGACCTCGAGCGAGCAGCGTCGGCGGCGCTGCCGCCCTCGGTGTGGTCGTATGTCGCCGGCGGAGCCGGCGACGAGCACACGCAGCGCGCGAACGCCGCGGCGTTCGGCCGCTACGGCATCGTGCCGAGGATGCTCGTGGGCGCCACCCAGCGCGACCTCACGGTCGACATGTTCGGGCTTCGTCTTCCCACCCCCGTGTTCCTCGCGCCCGTCGGCGTGCTCGGCATCTGCGCGCAGGACGGTCACGGCGACCTCGCGACGGCGCGGGCCGCGGCGCAGACGGGCGTGCCGATGGTGGCCTCCACGCTGTCGGAGGATCCGCTCGAGTCCGTCGTCGGTGCGCTCGGCGAGACACCGGGGTTCTTCCAGCTCTACACGCCCACCGACCGCGACCTCGCGGCCAGCCTCGTGACCCGCGCAGAGGCCTCGGGTTTCGCGGGCATCGTCGTCACCCTCGACACCTGGATCACGGGCTGGCGCCCGCGCGACCTCGCCACCGCGAACTTCCCCCAGCTGCGCGGTGCCGCACTGGCCAACTATCTGTCGGATCCGCACTTCTTCGCGGGGATCGACGGCGGAAGGGAGGCGAAGCCGGTCGCGATCATCCAGCACTGGGCGAGCATCTTCGGCAACCCGCTCACCTGGAACGACCTGCCGTGGCTGCGTTCGCTCACCGAGCTGCCGATCATCCTCAAGGGCATCGTGCACCCCGATGATGCGCGACGGGCGCTCGACGGCGGTGTCGACGGCATCTACGTCTCCAATCACGGCGGCAGGCAGGCGAACGGCGGCATCGCCGCGATCGACATGCTGTCCGATGTCGTTGATGCCGTCGCCGAGCGCGCCCCCGTGCTGTTCGACTCCGGGGTGCGCAGCGGCACCGACGTCGTGAAGGCGCTCGCACTCGGTGCCACCGCGGTCGGCGTCGGGCGACCATACGTGCATGGGCTCGCCCTGGGCGGGACCGCCGGAGTGACGCACGTGCTGCGGAGCGTGCTCGCAGAGGCCGACCTGTTGATGGCGGTCGACGGGTACGCCGACCTCGCAACGCTGCGCGAGGCGGGGGCGCGACGGGTGGGAGCAGGCGGTTGA